Proteins encoded in a region of the Flammeovirga yaeyamensis genome:
- a CDS encoding two-component regulator propeller domain-containing protein, protein MKELKTYYLLLSLLIYIPTYAQNYNKQFDHLKVEDGLSDATVGSILQDDKGFMWFGTFKGLNRYDGYQINRYVYDMGGNKGPNDNMISSLIQDSDGYIWVGYFNNGISRFNPKLEVFEHFTGGNTKDHLIQTGSINCLFEDKEQKLWIGTEKGVAVVQKNRKSSIKYVLSDHKNSINGEQVYDIVEDKWNRIWLATNNRKLSVYNKNTLQFSEVEYTDLPLDDLEDNEKKNLCIYNDTLLYVCSNSGGLAEYNLLSGKYTTYVEEENGPSSNNIRDILQVGNKLWLANDGGGLDIFDVTTKQFENISNSKVDHQSLSSNVIWSLYKDNQENVWLGCYLQGVDKYDPRKNFFSTIGNDPCNTTSLPNKPVLSIYTDSKKQLWIGTDWGGLHRQKKNTNNQFDHFNIDGTITDNMVYDVVKCITEDKYGNLLVGTYSEGLRIYQNDRRTYKQIKRSIKSDGLPSNHIWAMITDKFGMTWMATLGGGVVQYDADTQTCKALDINYQNLSQHHIYHVYEDSQSNIWFSTDGGVIYYNRSENKWHTDLLSTLIKDNHNISYVKSVYEDKLKQIWLATASGLVKYMPESNQFTLIDEDDGIPQLPLYNIIPDNLGNLILIGKNYISKLSLSDEKIVSFHIPNNSFNYNSAAKNDRGEIMVGGTEGITIFNPILLEENKHLPPVYITGFDLFNIPQLPHDSTSVLKKSVSETEEIVLDYDQSVINFDYCGLNFTETDRNQYAYMLEGFDSKWNFVNNRRRATYTNLDPGKYTFKVMASNNHGKWNKEGTSIDVIINGPYWYSNWFRAAVLLLFILMFYVLHRIRMMNVKKKFALERIQADREQIMIQNDTLEKELDQTKSELTNITISHLHKNQSLQQIKSKLEKMSVTFGSTEKRKIKNLVREIDKESENHTYWDEFEHEFNKSHNNFLERFKHEYPDLSKRELRICAYLRMDLDNQEIATLMNISIRTVETSRYRIRKKIGLEQRKSLSKMINRY, encoded by the coding sequence TTGAAAGAATTAAAAACATATTATCTGTTACTCTCGCTGCTTATTTATATACCAACTTATGCTCAAAATTACAATAAACAATTCGATCATCTAAAAGTGGAAGATGGTTTATCTGATGCAACTGTTGGAAGTATATTACAAGACGACAAAGGGTTTATGTGGTTTGGCACTTTTAAAGGCTTAAACCGTTATGATGGTTATCAAATTAACCGTTATGTCTATGATATGGGTGGAAATAAAGGTCCAAACGACAATATGATTTCCTCTCTTATTCAAGATAGTGATGGATATATTTGGGTGGGCTATTTTAATAATGGCATCAGTCGATTTAACCCTAAATTGGAAGTCTTCGAACATTTTACTGGAGGAAATACCAAAGATCACCTGATCCAAACTGGTTCTATCAATTGTTTATTTGAAGACAAAGAACAAAAGTTATGGATTGGTACAGAAAAAGGTGTTGCTGTTGTTCAAAAGAACCGAAAATCGTCCATAAAATATGTCCTATCAGACCATAAAAACAGTATTAATGGCGAACAAGTATACGATATTGTTGAAGACAAATGGAATCGTATTTGGCTTGCTACGAATAACCGAAAACTTAGTGTTTACAATAAAAACACATTACAATTTTCGGAAGTTGAATACACCGACCTACCTCTTGATGATTTAGAAGATAACGAGAAGAAAAACCTCTGTATCTATAACGATACTTTGCTTTACGTTTGTAGTAACAGTGGAGGATTGGCTGAATATAACTTACTATCTGGAAAATACACGACGTATGTAGAGGAGGAAAATGGTCCTAGTAGTAATAACATTAGAGATATTCTTCAGGTAGGGAATAAACTTTGGTTGGCAAATGATGGAGGCGGTTTAGATATTTTTGATGTGACCACTAAACAATTTGAAAATATCAGTAATTCTAAAGTCGATCATCAATCTTTGTCTTCTAACGTGATTTGGTCGTTGTATAAAGACAACCAAGAAAATGTTTGGTTAGGCTGTTATTTACAAGGCGTGGATAAATACGATCCTAGAAAGAACTTTTTTAGTACCATCGGTAACGACCCTTGTAATACGACTTCCCTACCTAATAAACCTGTATTAAGTATTTATACTGATAGTAAAAAACAATTATGGATTGGTACAGATTGGGGTGGTTTACATCGTCAGAAAAAGAATACAAATAATCAATTCGACCACTTTAATATTGATGGGACGATCACAGACAATATGGTATATGATGTTGTGAAATGTATTACTGAAGATAAGTATGGAAATTTATTGGTGGGTACTTACAGTGAAGGTCTTAGAATATATCAAAATGATCGTCGTACCTATAAACAGATAAAACGATCTATTAAATCAGACGGTTTACCAAGTAATCATATTTGGGCGATGATCACCGATAAATTTGGCATGACTTGGATGGCCACTTTAGGTGGTGGTGTAGTACAATACGATGCAGACACACAAACTTGTAAGGCGTTAGACATCAACTACCAAAATTTAAGTCAACATCACATTTATCACGTCTATGAAGACAGTCAATCTAACATTTGGTTCAGTACCGATGGAGGGGTCATTTATTACAATAGATCAGAAAACAAGTGGCATACCGATTTACTAAGCACATTAATTAAAGATAATCACAATATCAGTTATGTAAAGAGTGTTTACGAAGATAAATTAAAGCAAATTTGGTTGGCTACAGCTTCCGGATTGGTGAAATATATGCCGGAAAGTAATCAGTTTACTTTAATCGATGAAGATGATGGTATTCCACAACTTCCGCTATACAATATTATACCAGATAACCTTGGTAACTTAATTCTCATAGGGAAGAACTATATTTCAAAACTTTCTTTATCGGATGAGAAAATCGTCAGCTTTCATATCCCAAATAATTCCTTTAACTATAACTCAGCAGCAAAAAACGATCGTGGAGAAATTATGGTGGGAGGAACTGAAGGCATTACTATTTTCAATCCGATATTATTAGAGGAAAACAAGCATTTACCTCCGGTATATATCACAGGTTTTGATCTATTTAATATTCCTCAATTACCACATGATTCTACTTCAGTCCTTAAAAAATCGGTATCAGAAACAGAAGAAATAGTACTTGATTATGATCAGTCGGTCATTAACTTCGACTACTGTGGTTTGAATTTTACTGAGACCGATAGAAATCAATATGCTTATATGTTGGAAGGGTTCGATAGCAAATGGAACTTCGTCAACAATAGAAGAAGAGCAACCTATACCAACCTAGATCCAGGTAAATATACCTTCAAAGTGATGGCGTCGAACAATCATGGCAAATGGAACAAAGAGGGAACTTCGATAGATGTAATCATCAATGGGCCATATTGGTATTCGAATTGGTTTAGAGCTGCCGTTCTACTCCTATTTATTCTGATGTTTTACGTGCTCCACCGAATTAGAATGATGAACGTAAAGAAGAAGTTTGCTTTGGAGCGTATTCAAGCTGATCGTGAGCAAATTATGATACAGAATGATACGTTGGAAAAGGAATTGGATCAGACAAAGAGTGAGTTAACCAACATCACTATTAGTCACCTACACAAAAACCAAAGTTTACAGCAGATTAAATCCAAATTAGAAAAGATGTCTGTCACTTTTGGAAGCACAGAAAAAAGGAAAATCAAAAATCTAGTTCGAGAAATTGATAAAGAAAGTGAGAATCATACTTATTGGGACGAGTTTGAACATGAATTCAATAAATCGCATAATAACTTTTTAGAGCGATTTAAACACGAATATCCCGACTTAAGTAAAAGAGAATTAAGGATTTGTGCTTATCTTAGAATGGATTTGGACAATCAGGAAATCGCTACTTTGATGAATATAAGTATCAGAACCGTTGAAACATCAAGATATAGAATTAGAAAAAAAATCGGATTAGAGCAACGTAAATCATTATCAAAAATGATCAATAGATATTAA
- a CDS encoding glycoside hydrolase family 3 C-terminal domain-containing protein has product MIRFSNKAIYFLTTVVCFCSFQVLGQTNEQIEDKINSIIHQLTFDEKVAMCHAQSKFSVPGVGRLGIPELLMSDGPHGVRAEINWDDWGYAGWTNDSITAFPSLTCLAASFNPEVAGEYGKAVGEEALYRRKDVLLGPGVNIYRTPLNGRNFEYMGEDPYLSSKLVVPYIKALQSNGVAACLKHYVANNQEHQRMSVDVEMSERALREIYLPAFKAAVQEANVWSIMSAYNQFRGQYCSHNEYLVNDILKGEWGFDGALVTDWGAAHNSKQAALYGLDIEMGTGTNGLTYSEVDHYENYFLAGPFKELLKKGEVPESVLDDKVKRILRLMFRTSMNKNRAYGSINSQEHLDVARKIGQEGIVLLQNEKNFFPISTSAKLHIAVIGDNATRMMTKGGGSSELKPEHEISPLEGIKERFTNAKISYAMGYSAGPPMYDKVLPAPHDQDSLHQAAIALAKVADIVLFVGGLNKNHHQDCEGGDRLAYELPYQQAQLINEIAKVNEQLGVVIISGNAVKTDWSKNVKGILQGWYLGSETGHALADIISGDVNPSGKLPFTFPVKLEDNPAHHFDKRAYPGDGTTVEYKEGILVGYRWYDTKKITPKYAFGYGLSYTSFDITDIEANKKSFTSSESISITCSLSNIGDVAGSEVVQVYVGKAKSSVERSEKELKAFKKVKLSKGENQKIELAFSTDDLKYYDTKQKAWVLEEGDYNIYVGNASNNIKRKLKVRITDRIN; this is encoded by the coding sequence ATGATACGATTTTCCAATAAGGCTATTTACTTTTTGACAACGGTAGTTTGCTTCTGTTCTTTTCAAGTACTGGGACAAACTAACGAACAAATAGAAGATAAAATCAACTCCATTATCCATCAATTAACTTTTGATGAAAAAGTGGCTATGTGCCATGCACAATCTAAATTTTCTGTACCCGGTGTAGGTCGATTAGGTATTCCAGAATTATTAATGTCTGACGGTCCTCACGGTGTACGAGCTGAAATCAATTGGGATGATTGGGGTTACGCTGGATGGACAAATGATTCTATTACAGCGTTCCCTTCTCTTACCTGCCTAGCGGCAAGTTTTAATCCTGAAGTTGCCGGTGAGTATGGAAAAGCAGTAGGGGAAGAAGCCTTATACAGAAGAAAAGATGTTCTCCTTGGTCCGGGTGTAAACATCTACAGAACTCCTCTAAATGGTAGAAACTTTGAGTATATGGGAGAAGATCCTTACTTATCTTCCAAGCTTGTTGTTCCCTACATTAAAGCTTTACAAAGCAATGGAGTGGCTGCTTGTTTAAAACACTATGTGGCCAACAATCAGGAGCATCAAAGAATGAGCGTGGATGTAGAGATGAGCGAAAGAGCTTTAAGAGAAATCTATCTACCTGCATTTAAAGCTGCCGTACAGGAAGCTAATGTTTGGTCTATCATGAGTGCTTATAATCAGTTTAGAGGTCAATATTGTTCCCACAATGAATATTTAGTAAACGACATTCTAAAAGGAGAATGGGGATTTGATGGAGCATTAGTAACGGACTGGGGTGCTGCACATAACAGTAAACAAGCTGCCTTATATGGTCTTGATATTGAAATGGGTACAGGAACCAACGGGCTCACCTACTCAGAGGTTGATCATTACGAAAATTATTTTCTTGCAGGACCTTTTAAAGAACTACTTAAGAAAGGTGAAGTACCTGAAAGTGTACTGGATGATAAAGTAAAAAGAATTCTCCGATTAATGTTTCGTACATCGATGAATAAAAATCGAGCTTACGGATCTATCAATTCACAAGAACACCTTGATGTTGCTAGAAAGATTGGTCAAGAAGGAATAGTACTTCTTCAAAACGAGAAAAACTTCTTCCCTATTTCTACTTCTGCAAAACTTCATATAGCGGTTATTGGCGACAATGCTACAAGAATGATGACTAAAGGAGGAGGTTCATCTGAATTAAAACCAGAACATGAAATCTCACCTTTAGAAGGCATCAAAGAAAGATTTACAAATGCGAAGATTAGTTATGCAATGGGGTATTCTGCAGGGCCTCCAATGTATGATAAAGTACTTCCTGCTCCGCATGATCAAGATTCCTTACATCAAGCTGCCATCGCTTTAGCTAAAGTAGCAGACATTGTTCTTTTTGTGGGTGGTTTAAATAAAAATCATCATCAAGACTGTGAAGGAGGTGATCGTTTAGCTTACGAATTACCGTATCAGCAAGCACAATTAATTAATGAAATTGCAAAAGTAAACGAACAATTGGGTGTGGTAATTATTAGCGGAAACGCTGTAAAAACTGATTGGTCTAAAAACGTGAAAGGAATTCTTCAAGGATGGTATTTAGGAAGCGAAACAGGACATGCATTGGCTGATATTATCTCTGGCGATGTAAATCCTTCTGGAAAACTACCCTTTACTTTTCCAGTAAAACTAGAAGACAATCCAGCCCATCATTTTGATAAAAGAGCTTATCCTGGTGATGGTACTACAGTAGAATATAAAGAAGGAATATTGGTAGGATACAGATGGTACGATACCAAAAAAATTACTCCTAAATATGCTTTTGGTTATGGACTATCGTACACATCATTTGATATTACCGACATTGAAGCAAACAAAAAATCATTCACATCTTCAGAAAGTATTTCTATTACTTGTAGTCTTTCCAACATCGGCGATGTCGCCGGATCCGAAGTGGTTCAAGTATATGTTGGGAAAGCAAAATCAAGTGTAGAGCGTTCAGAAAAAGAATTAAAAGCTTTCAAAAAGGTGAAACTTAGTAAAGGCGAAAATCAAAAAATTGAGTTAGCATTTTCTACCGATGATCTCAAATATTATGATACCAAACAAAAAGCCTGGGTATTAGAAGAAGGAGATTATAACATCTATGTAGGTAATGCCTCTAACAACATCAAAAGAAAACTGAAGGTCAGAATTACGGACCGAATAAACTAG
- a CDS encoding RagB/SusD family nutrient uptake outer membrane protein, translated as MKLKNILIAASLSTSLLIGCGEKFLDVQPTDQVSTEAFFASEADHEKALVGVYGILSRDYYEWTYQPLNMLSDLMSDDSYAGGGAGGSDQIEWQLMGQFNLTAANNQTTQAWKKCYVAIQRANTLINNFNSDVFSQKEAADGMLGEATMLRAHFYYELARHYENIVIVDLAAGESEITQSPVDETYAYIAKDMLDAIELLPDSQEHGSGRLDKWGATAELAKMFVFYTGYYKKDALPVLDGQPITRTDMIGKLEDLFLNSGRMLEADYATLWGATGDWTNESLFEIPHADTGWDQWQTEKLGNMGCQMAGPRGYKVNKDNSNYLTGGWGFGIPSKELVNAYEAGDMRKDVTIISAEKLLDDAWRVNPDHESGNPKGLLEVGHAWTGYFTFKYTTHASITPATWEAMNFPQNYVYIRLADMYLTAAILYKQEGNQGKADEYVNLIRARAGLTAKSNVTMDDIYDERRVELAMEGHRYFDVLGRGLEYAKQELDITNYTVSKGPADDPKYTEVSGGVFGDDLRGELGVPAHFEVTFDVAKKGFWPIPQSELDQLGSLKQNAGY; from the coding sequence ATGAAACTAAAAAATATATTAATAGCTGCATCTTTATCCACATCACTACTTATAGGTTGTGGGGAGAAATTCTTAGACGTTCAACCAACAGACCAAGTGTCTACAGAAGCTTTCTTTGCATCAGAAGCTGATCATGAAAAAGCATTAGTGGGTGTTTATGGTATTCTATCAAGAGATTACTACGAATGGACATATCAACCATTAAATATGTTATCTGATTTAATGTCAGATGATAGCTATGCCGGTGGAGGTGCTGGTGGTTCAGATCAAATTGAATGGCAATTAATGGGACAGTTCAATTTAACTGCTGCCAACAATCAAACTACACAAGCTTGGAAGAAATGCTATGTTGCTATCCAAAGAGCAAATACACTAATTAACAACTTTAATTCGGATGTATTCTCCCAAAAAGAAGCTGCAGATGGAATGCTTGGAGAAGCTACAATGTTAAGAGCACACTTCTATTACGAATTAGCTAGACATTACGAAAATATTGTCATTGTTGATCTTGCTGCTGGAGAAAGCGAAATCACTCAATCTCCTGTCGATGAAACGTATGCATACATTGCTAAAGATATGCTAGATGCTATTGAGTTATTACCAGATAGCCAAGAGCACGGTAGTGGGCGATTAGACAAATGGGGAGCTACAGCAGAATTGGCTAAAATGTTTGTATTCTATACAGGATATTATAAAAAAGATGCATTACCAGTTCTAGATGGACAACCCATTACAAGAACGGACATGATCGGAAAGTTAGAAGACCTATTCCTAAATTCTGGAAGAATGTTAGAAGCGGATTATGCTACGCTTTGGGGTGCTACAGGCGATTGGACAAACGAATCTTTATTCGAAATCCCTCACGCAGATACAGGTTGGGACCAATGGCAAACAGAAAAGTTAGGTAACATGGGATGTCAAATGGCTGGACCACGTGGTTATAAAGTAAACAAAGACAACTCAAATTACTTAACTGGTGGATGGGGATTCGGTATTCCTTCTAAAGAATTAGTCAATGCCTACGAAGCAGGTGATATGAGAAAAGATGTAACAATCATCTCAGCAGAAAAACTACTTGATGATGCATGGAGAGTAAATCCAGATCACGAGTCAGGTAATCCTAAAGGTTTATTGGAAGTAGGTCACGCTTGGACAGGTTACTTTACTTTCAAGTATACTACACACGCTTCTATCACTCCTGCTACTTGGGAAGCAATGAACTTCCCTCAAAACTATGTATACATTCGTTTGGCTGATATGTACTTAACAGCAGCTATTTTATACAAGCAAGAAGGTAATCAAGGAAAAGCAGACGAATATGTAAACCTTATTCGTGCACGTGCAGGTTTAACTGCTAAATCCAATGTAACAATGGATGACATCTATGATGAAAGAAGAGTTGAATTAGCTATGGAAGGTCATCGTTACTTTGATGTATTGGGTAGAGGATTAGAATATGCTAAACAAGAATTGGATATCACTAATTACACTGTAAGTAAAGGACCTGCAGATGATCCTAAGTATACAGAAGTTAGCGGTGGTGTTTTTGGCGATGATTTAAGAGGTGAACTAGGTGTTCCTGCTCACTTTGAAGTAACTTTTGATGTGGCTAAAAAAGGATTCTGGCCAATTCCACAAAGTGAATTGGATCAATTAGGTTCATTAAAACAAAACGCTGGCTATTAA
- a CDS encoding SusC/RagA family TonB-linked outer membrane protein, translated as MQKLIRNKVMWFMLTFAFSLLLGSSSYAQDRIVSGTIIDENEQTLPGVSVTVKGTTLGTVTDFEGKFKLSLPENATSLIFSFVGYKSQEVSIDNKTTFDISLEVNEKQLDEIVVVGYGVEKKAVVTGAISSVKTDDILQTPVLNAAQSLQGRTAGVQVTNVSGQPGAGIDIRIRGTGSNGNNSPLYVVDGVQMDNINYLNPNDIATFQVLKDAASSAIYGSRGANGVVLITTKEGKSGKMTVSYDGYYGVQQAANRADLMNAQQYMEFHNEGSVNAGNGEKWDLSNPPAANTDWQDEVFQNAPIQNHSLSLSGGSEKSTFMASIGYFAQDGIIGGDKSTYDRLSLRLNSNHKISNSFTFGQNLNFSRENRNGLLEQTEHEGAVTSMLLHDPVTPVYAPESDYAKYDAIVPAPVKSDDGRYYGMSDLNLQGITNPLGIIDNTNQENTYNNIVGNVYLNFQPKMIKGLNFKTDFGFQLGTSKSREYTPVSSLDQFTKKNSLSSVRQGQSQSTTWQWENTLSYTHDFGDHKITALIGNTAREHSNEWINGSGTELQFSGYQNAYLDNKVNNESQTNDGNRYLHRLVSYFGKANYNYKDKYLFTAILRYDGSVNFGPENRFALFPSLQAGWVMSEDLFKSSDIVNFMRLRASYGEVGNENIQPFAYLSTIGKTEEYMFNGQRYTGFAAQKMPNPAIKWETATEMNVGFDVGLWQNKFFLNVDLYDRRRKDLLSDNPIPLIYGIGAPTANIGTVQNKGFELTLNYKNSEGDFRYDISAIASYNDNKVLSIDGQDHILGYKPDFYDGQLAMKEGHSLPYFWGYKTDGILQNDAEAKAYNEALGKSAVAGDIRFVDTNGDGELNAADRTDIGDPFHDWTLGLNARFEYKNFDLSIFFQGQTGAKLFNVAALRLDAIGAGAHNYNTRFLDRWTGEGSTNSFPRWSHTAGDNFTLINDMVHLEDASYVRLKTLQFGYSLPQSVLSKAKIQNVRFYFSGNNLLTFTNYSGLDPEVGHGGTMGMGMDRGSYPQARSFIFGTNLTF; from the coding sequence ATGCAAAAACTAATACGAAATAAAGTAATGTGGTTTATGCTCACATTTGCTTTCTCTTTGCTTTTAGGTTCCTCATCTTATGCACAGGACCGTATTGTCTCCGGTACTATTATAGATGAAAATGAACAGACTCTTCCTGGTGTTAGTGTTACAGTAAAAGGAACTACTCTAGGTACTGTAACTGATTTTGAAGGTAAGTTTAAATTGAGTTTACCAGAAAACGCTACTTCACTAATTTTTTCATTCGTTGGTTATAAAAGCCAAGAGGTGAGTATCGATAACAAAACAACATTTGATATTAGCTTGGAAGTGAACGAAAAGCAACTTGATGAAATCGTTGTTGTGGGTTACGGTGTGGAAAAGAAGGCTGTTGTTACAGGGGCTATTTCTTCTGTAAAGACCGATGATATCTTACAAACTCCAGTATTGAACGCTGCTCAGTCTCTTCAAGGTAGAACTGCTGGTGTTCAAGTGACCAACGTTTCTGGTCAGCCTGGTGCTGGTATAGATATTAGAATTAGAGGTACAGGTTCTAACGGTAACAACAGTCCTTTATATGTTGTAGACGGTGTACAGATGGATAATATCAACTATCTTAATCCAAACGACATTGCCACTTTCCAAGTATTAAAAGATGCTGCTTCTTCTGCAATTTATGGGTCTAGAGGAGCTAACGGTGTGGTTTTAATCACAACTAAAGAAGGTAAATCTGGTAAGATGACAGTTTCTTACGATGGTTACTATGGTGTACAACAAGCAGCAAACAGAGCTGATTTAATGAATGCGCAACAGTATATGGAATTTCATAATGAAGGTTCTGTAAATGCAGGAAACGGAGAAAAGTGGGATTTATCTAATCCTCCTGCTGCTAACACAGATTGGCAAGATGAAGTGTTCCAAAATGCTCCTATTCAAAACCACAGTTTAAGTTTAAGTGGTGGCAGCGAAAAATCTACTTTCATGGCGAGTATCGGTTATTTTGCTCAAGATGGTATCATCGGTGGAGATAAATCGACTTATGACCGTTTAAGTTTACGATTGAATAGTAATCATAAAATCTCTAATTCATTCACTTTTGGACAAAACTTAAACTTCTCAAGAGAGAATAGAAATGGTTTATTAGAACAAACCGAACATGAAGGTGCAGTGACGTCAATGCTACTTCACGACCCTGTTACCCCAGTTTATGCTCCAGAAAGTGATTATGCTAAATACGATGCAATTGTTCCTGCTCCGGTAAAATCAGATGACGGTAGATATTATGGTATGTCTGATCTTAACTTACAAGGTATAACTAACCCGTTAGGTATTATAGACAACACAAACCAAGAAAACACTTATAATAATATTGTTGGTAATGTGTACTTAAATTTCCAACCTAAAATGATCAAAGGGTTAAACTTTAAAACTGATTTTGGTTTCCAATTAGGTACTTCAAAATCTAGAGAATATACTCCAGTTTCATCACTCGATCAGTTTACGAAGAAAAACAGCTTAAGTTCAGTACGTCAAGGACAATCACAATCAACTACTTGGCAATGGGAAAATACGTTGTCTTACACTCACGACTTTGGAGATCATAAAATCACAGCTCTAATTGGTAATACAGCGAGAGAACATAGTAATGAGTGGATCAACGGTAGTGGTACTGAGTTACAGTTTAGCGGATACCAAAATGCCTATTTAGATAATAAAGTGAACAATGAATCACAAACAAACGATGGTAACCGTTATTTACACCGTCTTGTATCTTATTTTGGTAAAGCTAACTACAACTACAAAGACAAGTATTTATTTACTGCAATTCTTCGTTATGATGGTTCAGTAAACTTTGGTCCGGAAAACAGATTTGCCTTATTCCCGTCACTTCAAGCAGGCTGGGTAATGTCAGAAGACTTATTCAAATCGTCAGATATTGTAAACTTTATGAGATTAAGAGCATCGTATGGTGAAGTAGGTAACGAAAATATCCAACCATTTGCTTACTTATCAACTATTGGTAAAACAGAAGAATACATGTTCAACGGTCAACGTTACACAGGTTTTGCTGCTCAGAAAATGCCTAACCCAGCTATTAAATGGGAAACTGCTACAGAGATGAACGTAGGTTTTGATGTAGGACTTTGGCAAAACAAATTCTTCTTAAATGTTGACTTATACGATCGTAGAAGAAAAGACTTGTTATCAGACAATCCAATTCCATTAATCTATGGTATCGGTGCTCCAACAGCAAATATTGGTACGGTACAAAATAAAGGTTTTGAATTGACATTAAACTATAAGAATTCAGAAGGTGATTTCAGATATGATATCTCAGCAATTGCTTCTTACAACGACAATAAAGTGTTAAGCATAGATGGTCAAGATCATATTCTAGGTTACAAACCTGATTTCTACGATGGTCAGTTAGCCATGAAAGAAGGTCATTCATTACCGTACTTCTGGGGATACAAAACAGACGGAATCTTACAAAATGATGCTGAAGCAAAAGCTTATAACGAAGCACTAGGAAAATCTGCAGTAGCAGGTGATATCAGATTTGTAGATACTAACGGTGATGGAGAATTAAACGCTGCTGATAGAACTGATATTGGTGATCCTTTCCACGATTGGACACTAGGTTTAAATGCTCGTTTCGAATATAAAAACTTTGATTTAAGTATCTTCTTCCAAGGTCAAACAGGTGCCAAACTATTTAACGTTGCAGCTCTAAGATTGGACGCAATTGGTGCAGGTGCTCACAATTACAATACTAGATTCTTAGATCGTTGGACTGGTGAAGGTAGTACAAATAGCTTCCCAAGATGGAGTCATACAGCAGGTGATAACTTTACGCTTATCAATGACATGGTTCACTTAGAAGATGCTTCTTATGTTCGTTTGAAAACTTTACAGTTTGGATACTCACTTCCACAATCTGTTTTATCTAAAGCGAAAATCCAAAATGTTCGTTTTTACTTCTCAGGAAACAACCTACTTACATTCACTAACTACTCTGGTTTAGATCCAGAAGTTGGTCACGGTGGAACAATGGGGATGGGTATGGACAGAGGTTCTTATCCACAAGCAAGATCATTCATTTTCGGTACTAATTTGACATTCTAA
- a CDS encoding NAD(P)H-dependent flavin oxidoreductase has protein sequence MEKISTPLTEMLGIKYPMIIAPMFLVSNAAMLKAAIKSGVTAAVPALNYRTDKAFREAIEDIRAETDGPFGVNLIVNKSNIRMMEQLNTCVEMKVDFIITSLGSPRKVIELCKPAGVKVFCDVVDVHYAKKCEELGADAVIAVNKEAGGHAGPTPATELVPALVEACNIPVISAGGVGNGYQWKEKLELGAVGISMGSPFIATEEAGVSQDYKQACVDYGAKDIVMTTKLSGTPCTVINTPYMQEIGTNQNWLETFLNKNKKLKKFAKMLTAYKGMKMLEKAAMSATYKTVWCAGPSIEYVKSIRPIKAVVDEMVEQMTTSKVEVEK, from the coding sequence ATGGAAAAGATTTCCACACCGCTAACCGAAATGTTGGGGATTAAATACCCTATGATTATTGCTCCGATGTTTTTGGTTTCTAATGCTGCAATGCTGAAAGCTGCCATAAAAAGTGGAGTAACAGCGGCGGTACCTGCTTTAAATTATAGAACGGATAAGGCTTTTAGAGAAGCCATAGAAGATATACGCGCAGAGACGGATGGACCTTTTGGGGTAAATTTGATTGTGAATAAATCGAATATCCGTATGATGGAGCAATTGAATACTTGTGTGGAAATGAAGGTAGACTTTATCATTACTTCTTTGGGTTCTCCGAGAAAGGTGATTGAACTTTGTAAGCCTGCAGGTGTAAAAGTATTCTGTGATGTCGTTGATGTACATTATGCCAAGAAATGTGAGGAATTGGGAGCGGATGCTGTTATAGCAGTAAATAAAGAAGCAGGTGGACATGCTGGTCCAACTCCGGCTACTGAACTTGTTCCTGCATTGGTGGAGGCTTGTAACATTCCAGTAATTTCTGCTGGTGGAGTAGGCAATGGATATCAATGGAAAGAGAAATTAGAATTAGGAGCAGTGGGTATTTCTATGGGGTCTCCTTTTATTGCTACGGAAGAAGCAGGTGTCTCTCAAGATTATAAACAAGCTTGTGTAGATTATGGAGCGAAGGATATTGTGATGACCACGAAATTATCAGGTACTCCTTGTACAGTAATTAATACGCCTTACATGCAAGAAATTGGAACCAATCAGAATTGGTTAGAAACTTTCCTGAATAAAAATAAGAAGCTAAAGAAATTCGCAAAGATGTTGACGGCTTATAAAGGCATGAAAATGTTAGAAAAAGCGGCAATGTCGGCCACCTACAAAACAGTTTGGTGTGCTGGACCATCGATTGAGTATGTAAAATCAATCCGACCAATAAAAGCAGTGGTCGATGAAATGGTGGAACAGATGACAACATCAAAAGTGGAAGTAGAGAAATAA